The following coding sequences are from one Salvia hispanica cultivar TCC Black 2014 chromosome 3, UniMelb_Shisp_WGS_1.0, whole genome shotgun sequence window:
- the LOC125213199 gene encoding protein LEAD-SENSITIVE 1, whose protein sequence is MVALFSNKIAKDELKPGDHIYSWRHSYLYAHHGIYVGNGNVIHFTRGAGQEIGTGTVLDKFIFSSSPSNPSDSPCPRCGDQSKDDGVISSCLECFLSDGELYQFQYGVTPAVFLAKARGGTCTLARADPPEDVIHRAEYLFQNGFGGYNIFKNNCEDFAIYCKTGLLIFTTVSVGRSGQATSFIAAASAIVSSPLRFLTTGFAGLTAMGCGIYCISRLVSDIGVRRDVMKIPVERLVCHPGLNEPEAESLVSHPVLDEPEAETRTPKEK, encoded by the exons ATGGTGGCACTGTTCTCCAACAAGATCGCCAAGGATGAACTCAAACCCGGCGACCATATCTATTCCTGGAGGCACTCTTATCTCTACGCCCACCACG GAATATATGTTGGGAACGGAAATGTGATCCATTTCACTCGTGGGGCGGGGCAGGAGATTGGGACAGGAACGGTGTTAGACAAATTCATATTTAGCTCCTCTCCATCAAACCCCTCGGACTCTCCCTGCCCAAGATGCGGTGACCAGTCTAAAGATGATGGTGTCATATCTTCTTGCCTTGAATGCTTCCTTTCCGATGGAGAGCTCTATCAGTTTCAGTATGGTGTCACACCAGCCGTGTTTCTTGCTAAAGCTCGTGGTGGCACATGTACCCTTGCCCGTGCTGACCCACCCGAAGATGTCATCCATCGTGCTGAATACCTCTTTCAGAATGGTTTTGGCGGCTACAACATTTTCAAGAACAACTGTGAGGATTTTGCAATCTACTGCAAGACAGGCCTGCTCATCTTCACAACTGTCAGTGTAGGACGGAGTGGTCAAGCGACATCGTTCATAGCTGCAGCCAGTGCCATTGTATCATCACCACTTCGATTTCTGACTACAGGTTTTGCTGGCCTCACAGCAATGGGTTGTGGCATTTACTGCATTAGCCGACTTGTCTCTGATATTGGAGTACGACGTGATGTGATGAAGATCCCGGTTGAGAGGCTCGTTTGTCATCCGGGCCTCAACGAGCCTGAAGCTGAAAGCCTTGTGAGCCATCCGGTCCTTGACGAGCCAGAGGCTGAAACCAGAACTCccaaagaaaagtaa
- the LOC125209633 gene encoding auxin response factor 8-like, with protein sequence MGGLGFEGKENINKSLDFGEVWIKKHEAFNIRVGSAGSRRIPLIYLVQLVLVVETFVASREKKFLNSELWHACAGPLVSLPTVGTRVVYFPQGHSEQVSATTSKEVDAHIPNYPSLSPQLICQLHNVTMHADVETDEVYAQMTLQPLTPQEQKDTCLPVELGFPSRQPTNYFCKTLTASDTSTHGGFSVPRRAAERVFPPLDFSQTPPAQELMARDLHDVEWKFRHIFRGQPKRHLLTTGWSVFVSAKRLVAGDSILFIWNEKNQLLLGIRRATRPQTVMPSSVLSSDSMHIGLLAAAAHAAATNSCFTVFYNPRASPSEFIIPLSKYAKAVYHTRISVGMRFRMLFETEESSVRRYMGTISITFYPHMPNPKPLVSVKVGWDESTAGERQPRVSLWEIEPLTTFPMYPSLFPLRLKRPWYPGVSSYQDAGSEAINGMPWLRGEAGEVGFNSINFQSVGVLPWMQQRYEPTASRNDLNQQYQAIMAAGQFQQQPVAYLQHSGSHNPQTQQHHIIQPSVPLQTQMLSDNMQKPMPQQADNQSKDNHQTYPEAYLVRHPLDIPSPSFTKPEFSNSAAPMAHPCVQNMLGSLCPEGSSGNLLNLSGAGQATLDEQSPQHSWVAKYTGKDASLEQENCGLDVQNHSLFGASIDSGLLLPTTVSRVATASVPADMFPMGLGSSGFQNSVYDYVQDSSNLLQNTGQVDQPAPDGTYVKVYKTGSVGRSVDIGRFSSYEELRQELGQMFGVEGLVEDPQRSGWQLVFVDRENDILLLGDDPWEAFVNNVWYIKILSPQDVVKLGKQEGESLNAGSVERDAHNLHY encoded by the exons ATGGGCGGCTTAGGTTTTGAG GGAAaggaaaatattaacaaaagttTGGATTTTGGTGAAGTGTGGATAAAGAAGCATGAAGCTTTCAACATCAGAGTTGGGTCAGCAGGCTCAAGAAG AATTCCTTTGATATATCTCGTTCAGCTTGTCCTTGTCGTTGAAACTTTTGTCGCCTCAA GGGAGAAGAAGTTCTTGAATTCTGAGCTATGGCATGCTTGTGCTGGCCCTTTAGTGTCGTTGCCAACAGTTGGGACTCGTGTGGTTTACTTCCCTCAGGGTCACAGTGAGCAG GTTTCTGCAACAACTAGTAAAGAAGTGGATGCCCACATACCAAATTACCCCAGCTTGTCGCCCCAATTAATCTGTCAACTCCACAATGTTACTATGCAT GCAGATGTTGAAACTGATGAAGTATATGCTCAGATGACATTGCAGCCTCTGACTCCg CAAGAACAAAAAGACACATGTCTCCCAGTGGAGCTGGGATTTCCTAGCAGGCAACCAACCAATTACTTTTGCAAGACTCTCACTGCAAGTGATACTAGTACGCATGGAGGTTTCTCTGTTCCTCGTCGTGCTGCAGAGAGAGTTTTTCCACCCCTG GATTTCTCACAAACACCGCCTGCTCAAGAACTTATGGCAAGAGATCTCCATGATGTCGAATGGAAGTTCAGGCATATTTTTCGGG GCCAGCCCAAGCGTCATTTGCTCACCACCGGCTGGAGTGTCTTTGTCAGTGCCAAACGTCTTGTTGCTGGCgattccattttatttatctg GAATGAGAAAAATCAGCTCCTATTGGGCATTCGTCGTGCCACTCGACCTCAAACTGTGATGCCGTCCTCTGTTCTTTCAAGTGACAGTATGCACATCGGACTACTTGCTGCAGCAGCTCATGCTGCTGCAACCAATAGCTGCTTCACTGTTTTCTATAACCCCAG GGCTAGTCCGTCTGAGTTCATCATACCActttcaaagtatgccaaaGCTGTGTATCATACACGCATTTCAGTTGGAATGCGTTTCCGCATGCTGTTTGAAACTGAAGAATCTAGTGTTCGCAG ATACATGGGTACCATTAGCATCACattttatcccca catgccaaatccaaagcCGTTGGTCTCTGTTAAG GTTGGTTGGGATGAATCGACAGCAGGTGAGAGGCAACCAAGGGTATCATTATGGGAAATCGAGCCTTTGACAACGTTTCCTATGTATCCTTCACTGTTTCCTCTCAGATTAAAAAGGCCCTGGTATCCTGGCGTTTCATCATATCAAG ATGCTGGCTCTGAAGCAATCAATGGCATGCCGTGGTTAAGAGGCGAAGCTGGTGAGGTAggttttaattccataaactTTCAGTCTGTCGGAGTGTTACCTTGGATGCAGCAGAGGTACGAACCGACAGCCTCAAGAAACGATCTCAACCAGCAATATCAGGCCATAATGGCTGCCGGGCAGTTTCAGCAGCAGCCCGTCGCCTATCTTCAACACTCAGGAAGCCACAATCCTCAAACACAGCAGCATCATATAATCCAGCCATCAGTTCCTCTTCAAACCCAAATGCTGTCGGATAATATGCAGAAGCCGATGCCACAGCAAGCTGACAACCAATCTAAAGACAATCATCAAACTTATCCGGAAGCGTATTTAGTGAGGCACCCGTTAGATATCCCTTCCCCTTCATTTACAAAACCAGAATTCTCAAACTCAGCAGCACCTATGGCTCATCCTTGTGTGCAAAATATGTTGGGTTCACTTTGTCCCGAAGGAAGCAGTGGCAATCTTTTAAATCTATCGGGAGCTGGCCAGGCCACGCTTGATGAGCAGTCGCCCCAGCATTCCTGGGTGGCAAAATATACTGGAAAAGATGCTTCCTTGGAACAAGAAAACTGCGGCTTAGATGTGCAGAATCACTCTCTCTTCGGAGCCAGTATCGACTCCGGTCTCCTGTTGCCCACTACTGTCTCCAGAGTCGCTACTGCCTCGGTTCCAGCAGATATGTTCCCTATGGGGTTAGGGTCGTCCGGGTTCCAGAACTCTGTATACGACTACGTGCAAGATTCTTCCAACTTGTTGCAGAACACAGGACAAGTGGACCAACCAGCGCCCGATGGAACCTATGTGAAGGTGTATAAAACAGGATCTGTTGGTAGGTCAGTGGATATCGGCCGTTTCAGCAGCTACGAGGAGCTAAGGCAGGAACTTGGTCAGATGTTCGGGGTTGAAGGGTTGGTTGAAGATCCTCAGAGATCAGGCTGGCAGCTTGTATTCGTAGACAGGGAGAACGACATTCTTCTCCTTGGAGACGACCCGTGGGA GGCGTTTGTGAACAATGTGTGGTACATAAAGATCCTTTCACCTCAAGATGTAGTCAAGCTTGGGAAGCAAGAAGGCGAGTCCTTGAATGCTGGTTCAGTTGAGAGGGATGCTCACAATCTTCATTACTGA